In the genome of Pseudoglutamicibacter cumminsii, one region contains:
- the scpB gene encoding SMC-Scp complex subunit ScpB: protein MSHETANIEETDATDAAQFREGLEAVLMVADRPLTETELAELLEVDAAGISRVLHELAAEYDGKSRSTYQANTDDGNRDQANTDQGFSVRRGFQLRRVGGGWRIGARQEHRELVSRFVLEGQTAKLSAAAMETLAIIAYRQPVSRARIASIRGVNADGVVRTLMTRGLIEQVATDEVTGAGLFGTTPVLLERLGVDSLEELPDLSPLLPGVENLDDVLPSL, encoded by the coding sequence ATGAGCCACGAGACGGCCAACATCGAAGAAACAGACGCAACTGATGCGGCGCAGTTCCGTGAAGGGCTTGAAGCCGTGCTGATGGTCGCCGACCGTCCGCTCACGGAAACGGAGCTCGCTGAGCTGCTGGAGGTCGATGCGGCGGGCATCAGCCGCGTGCTCCACGAGCTCGCGGCAGAGTATGATGGAAAGTCGCGCTCCACATACCAAGCCAACACAGACGACGGCAACAGAGACCAAGCCAACACCGACCAAGGCTTCAGCGTTCGTCGTGGATTCCAGCTCCGCAGAGTAGGTGGCGGTTGGCGTATCGGGGCGCGGCAGGAGCATCGTGAGCTTGTATCTCGCTTTGTTCTCGAGGGCCAAACGGCCAAGCTTTCAGCCGCCGCGATGGAAACCCTGGCGATCATTGCGTATCGGCAGCCGGTGTCCCGAGCCCGCATCGCAAGCATCCGTGGAGTGAACGCGGACGGCGTGGTGCGCACCCTGATGACGCGCGGTTTGATCGAACAGGTCGCGACCGATGAGGTCACTGGGGCGGGTCTCTTTGGGACCACGCCGGTACTTCTGGAAAGATTAGGCGTAGACAGCCTCGAAGAACTTCCAGACCTGTCGCCACTTTTGCCAGGTGTTGAAAACTTGGATGATGTACTGCCCTCGTTGTGA
- a CDS encoding prephenate dehydrogenase: MAEGYLQGPVLVIGTGLLGTSAALGLRAVGLEVGLRDASPTAQRIAVDMGAGFLAPQGTDFAPSLVIVATPPDVTPGIIAQALVEFSEAVVIDLASVKGSIIDVLKADDDVSEADLARYVGCHPMAGREKSGPAAARGALFTASPWVVVPHEGSTSHAVKTAKSVGLDLGASITVMDAEAHDAAVALISHFPQIASSLLASRLLNAPASSLALAGNGLRDTTRIAASDPKLWIQILAHNAQQLIPILEGLQSDLDRLLATLRDPFASGAALDLAELMTEGNQGQARIPGKHGAPPQSFATVSVIVNDEPGQVARLLTDMGEAGINMEDLRMEHSSGYEVGLVEIQVLPGRRDELVSVLTGLDWKVVQ; encoded by the coding sequence GTGGCTGAGGGGTACCTTCAGGGTCCTGTCCTGGTGATTGGGACGGGGCTTTTGGGCACGTCGGCGGCGCTGGGTTTGCGTGCTGTTGGCCTTGAGGTTGGTTTGCGGGATGCCTCGCCGACTGCGCAGCGTATCGCTGTGGATATGGGCGCTGGTTTTTTGGCGCCGCAGGGCACGGATTTTGCGCCTTCTTTGGTGATTGTCGCTACGCCGCCGGATGTGACGCCGGGGATCATTGCGCAGGCTTTGGTCGAGTTCTCTGAGGCGGTTGTGATCGATTTGGCCTCGGTCAAGGGCTCGATCATTGATGTGCTGAAGGCTGACGACGATGTGTCTGAGGCTGATCTGGCTCGTTACGTTGGGTGCCACCCGATGGCGGGGCGTGAGAAGTCTGGTCCGGCGGCTGCCCGGGGTGCGTTGTTTACGGCGTCGCCGTGGGTTGTTGTTCCGCATGAGGGCTCTACGTCGCATGCGGTGAAGACCGCGAAGTCGGTGGGTCTGGATTTGGGTGCGTCGATCACCGTGATGGACGCGGAAGCCCACGATGCGGCGGTTGCGTTGATTTCTCATTTCCCGCAGATCGCGTCTTCGCTTTTGGCGTCGAGGCTTTTGAACGCTCCCGCGTCGTCGTTGGCGTTGGCGGGGAATGGTTTGCGTGACACGACGCGGATCGCTGCGAGTGACCCGAAGTTGTGGATCCAGATTCTGGCGCATAATGCGCAGCAGTTGATCCCGATTTTGGAGGGTCTGCAGTCGGACCTGGATCGGCTGCTTGCGACGTTGCGTGACCCGTTTGCTTCTGGTGCTGCCTTGGATCTTGCGGAGTTGATGACGGAAGGGAATCAGGGGCAGGCACGGATTCCGGGTAAGCACGGCGCGCCCCCGCAGTCTTTCGCTACGGTTTCTGTGATTGTGAATGATGAGCCTGGTCAGGTGGCCCGTTTGTTGACTGACATGGGTGAGGCCGGCATCAATATGGAGGACCTGCGGATGGAGCATTCGTCGGGTTATGAGGTTGGTTTGGTTGAGATCCAGGTTCTGCCTGGGCGCCGCGATGAGCTTGTGTCTGTTTTGACGGGCTTGGATTGGAAGGTTGTGCAGTGA
- a CDS encoding pseudouridine synthase, which produces MTRQTGSNSRGGSRRRGHGKPKEQPKGFQAGQVRRGRAPKQDEVDQYAGGQKPQLGGQKSNAQKRGGAKGGAQKHGAQQRGGQQRGQKPRGPRAFAEDRFNDLGPVRRRRRGPSTPVDSGPRKEHSDGERLQKVMANAGVASRRASEEIILAGRVEVNHQIVTELGTRVDPEVDVIHVDGIRLQLDTEKTYLVFNKPAGVVTSMNDPEGRKDISDFLREGQAERLYHVGRLDYETEGLLLLTNDGELAHRLTHPSFEVSKTYLVQIRGPLPDGVGAQMREGIELEDGLAKVDSFRLVDGSGKDLLAEVVLHEGRNRIVRRLFDAVGFPVRRLVRTQIGPITLGQQRQGSVRRLSKTEVGHLLAEVGL; this is translated from the coding sequence ATGACTCGCCAGACTGGATCGAATTCGCGTGGGGGTTCGCGCCGCCGCGGGCACGGTAAACCGAAGGAACAGCCGAAGGGCTTCCAAGCGGGGCAGGTTCGCCGTGGTCGTGCCCCGAAGCAGGATGAAGTAGACCAGTACGCGGGCGGTCAGAAGCCTCAGCTTGGCGGCCAGAAGAGCAACGCACAGAAGCGTGGTGGCGCTAAAGGCGGCGCCCAGAAACACGGCGCCCAGCAGCGCGGTGGGCAGCAGCGTGGCCAGAAGCCGCGTGGTCCGCGTGCTTTCGCTGAGGATCGTTTCAATGATCTTGGTCCGGTGCGTCGTCGCCGCCGCGGCCCGTCGACTCCGGTGGATTCTGGCCCACGTAAGGAGCACAGCGATGGCGAGCGTTTGCAGAAGGTCATGGCTAACGCGGGTGTCGCGTCGCGCCGTGCGAGTGAGGAGATCATCCTCGCGGGTCGCGTTGAGGTCAACCACCAGATCGTGACTGAACTGGGTACGCGTGTGGATCCTGAGGTGGATGTGATCCACGTCGACGGCATCCGTCTGCAACTCGACACGGAGAAGACTTACCTGGTCTTCAATAAGCCAGCAGGTGTCGTCACCTCGATGAATGATCCCGAGGGCCGCAAGGACATTTCCGATTTCTTGCGCGAGGGGCAGGCAGAGCGTTTGTATCACGTGGGCCGTCTGGATTATGAGACGGAAGGGCTGCTGTTGTTGACCAACGATGGTGAGCTTGCGCACCGCTTGACCCACCCGTCGTTCGAGGTGTCTAAGACGTATCTGGTTCAAATCCGTGGCCCGCTGCCTGATGGTGTGGGTGCACAGATGCGTGAAGGCATTGAGCTTGAAGACGGATTGGCGAAGGTTGATTCGTTCCGTCTGGTTGATGGGTCCGGTAAGGACCTGTTGGCTGAAGTGGTCTTGCATGAGGGCCGTAACCGGATTGTGCGCCGCCTGTTTGATGCGGTCGGTTTCCCGGTGCGCCGCCTGGTTCGTACTCAGATTGGCCCGATCACGTTGGGGCAGCAGCGCCAGGGTTCGGTGCGTCGCCTGAGCAAGACTGAGGTGGGGCACCTGCTAGCGGAAGTGGGTTTGTAG
- a CDS encoding ScpA family protein, translating to MTQQPGAGHESTAPKAPGPAASANFQVTLENFNGPFEVLVEMLSRRDLDITEVALAEVTDEFVAYLRTLADEIGATVLDETTEFLVVASTLLDMKAARLLPQGEVEDAEDIERLEARDLLFARLLQYKAYKEAATVLEHLLEAGSRFVPRQVRADDPDVREHLPELEWTHTPEQFAAIAAKALAHEHTAEPDEVGTDHIHDAPVSVAEQAQQIAARLRAAKALTFSELTADAEASLVVVARFLALLEMYRDRAVDLEQESPLTEIMVEWIATGSGEFRVAEYDGDEEAASQGGTA from the coding sequence GTGACACAGCAACCCGGCGCCGGACACGAGAGCACAGCTCCCAAAGCCCCCGGCCCGGCCGCGAGCGCAAACTTCCAAGTAACGCTCGAAAACTTCAACGGTCCCTTCGAGGTGCTGGTTGAGATGCTGAGCCGGCGCGACCTCGACATCACCGAAGTTGCGCTCGCCGAAGTAACCGACGAATTCGTCGCGTATCTGCGCACGCTCGCCGATGAAATCGGCGCGACGGTCCTCGATGAAACCACCGAGTTCCTTGTGGTCGCCTCAACGCTGCTCGACATGAAAGCCGCGCGCCTCCTTCCGCAAGGCGAAGTGGAAGACGCCGAGGACATCGAACGCCTTGAAGCTCGCGACCTTCTGTTCGCGAGGCTGCTCCAGTACAAGGCCTACAAAGAAGCCGCGACTGTTTTGGAACACCTGCTGGAAGCGGGAAGCCGGTTTGTTCCGCGGCAGGTCAGGGCAGATGACCCCGATGTGCGCGAGCACCTTCCGGAACTCGAATGGACGCACACTCCGGAACAGTTCGCGGCCATCGCCGCGAAGGCCCTTGCACACGAACACACTGCTGAGCCCGATGAGGTCGGCACGGACCACATCCATGACGCCCCGGTTTCGGTTGCCGAACAGGCGCAACAGATCGCGGCACGGCTCCGCGCCGCTAAAGCGCTCACTTTTAGCGAGCTCACTGCCGACGCCGAAGCATCCCTCGTCGTGGTCGCCCGCTTCCTCGCTCTGCTCGAAATGTATCGAGACCGCGCAGTGGATCTTGAACAGGAATCCCCGCTTACTGAGATCATGGTCGAATGGATCGCTACAGGCTCCGGAGAGTTCCGGGTCGCTGAATACGACGGCGACGAGGAAGCCGCCTCACAAGGAGGAACAGCATGA
- the argG gene encoding argininosuccinate synthase — translation MSKVLSNLPVGERVGIAFSGGLDTSVAVAWMRENGAIPCTYTAHIGQPDEPDIEGVPGRAKEYGAEIARLVDVQDMLVQEGIAALQTGAFHIRSGGKTYFNTTPIGRAVTGMMLVRAMKEDGVNIWGDGSTYKGNDIERFYRYGLMANPNLKIYKPWLDSKFVDELGGRQEMSEWLTERGFPYRDSAEKAYSTDANIWGATHEAKDLEFLNNGVNLVEPIMGVAPWDESVEIKTEDVTVTFYEGMPVAINGVEYEDKVELVKEANRIGGRHGLGISDQIENRIIEAKSRGIYEAPGMALLHITYERLVNAIHNEDTIATYHNEGRRLGRLMYEGRWLDPQALMQREALIRWVASAVTGSVTLRLRRGDDYSIMNTEGPNLSYHPEKLSMERVGNAAFGPDERIGQLTMRNLDIADSRSRLEQYAEQGIVGGVTAKLVGELEEGGAEAIVAGSEQADEDLDEASNRAAFDMGTD, via the coding sequence ATGTCTAAGGTTCTTTCCAATCTGCCCGTCGGCGAACGCGTCGGCATTGCTTTTTCAGGTGGCCTCGATACGTCGGTGGCTGTCGCATGGATGCGTGAAAACGGTGCGATTCCGTGCACGTACACCGCGCACATCGGCCAGCCGGACGAGCCGGATATCGAAGGTGTTCCTGGCCGCGCTAAAGAATACGGCGCGGAGATCGCTCGTCTTGTTGATGTTCAGGACATGCTGGTCCAGGAAGGCATCGCCGCGCTTCAGACGGGTGCTTTCCACATTCGTTCGGGCGGTAAGACCTACTTCAACACCACGCCTATCGGCCGCGCGGTAACCGGCATGATGCTGGTGCGCGCCATGAAGGAAGATGGCGTCAACATTTGGGGCGACGGCTCGACCTACAAGGGCAACGACATCGAGCGTTTCTACCGCTACGGCCTCATGGCCAACCCGAACTTGAAGATTTACAAGCCGTGGCTTGATTCGAAGTTCGTTGACGAGCTCGGTGGCCGCCAGGAGATGTCCGAATGGCTCACCGAACGCGGCTTCCCGTACCGTGACTCCGCTGAGAAGGCGTACTCGACGGACGCGAACATTTGGGGTGCTACGCACGAAGCGAAGGACCTCGAGTTCCTCAACAACGGCGTGAACTTGGTTGAGCCGATCATGGGCGTGGCCCCGTGGGATGAATCGGTTGAGATCAAGACCGAGGACGTCACGGTGACCTTCTATGAGGGCATGCCGGTTGCGATCAACGGCGTCGAGTACGAAGACAAGGTTGAGCTCGTCAAGGAAGCTAACCGCATCGGTGGCCGCCACGGCCTGGGTATCTCTGACCAGATCGAGAACCGCATCATCGAGGCGAAGTCCCGCGGTATCTACGAGGCTCCGGGCATGGCGCTCCTGCACATCACGTATGAGCGCCTGGTCAACGCGATCCACAACGAAGACACGATCGCGACCTACCACAACGAAGGCCGCCGTTTGGGTCGCCTCATGTACGAGGGCCGCTGGCTGGATCCGCAGGCACTCATGCAGCGCGAGGCTCTGATCCGTTGGGTTGCTTCCGCTGTGACGGGTTCGGTGACGTTGCGTCTGCGCCGCGGTGACGACTACTCGATCATGAACACCGAAGGCCCGAACTTGTCGTACCACCCTGAGAAGCTTTCGATGGAGCGCGTGGGTAACGCTGCATTCGGTCCGGATGAGCGCATCGGCCAGCTCACGATGCGCAACCTGGACATCGCTGACTCGCGTTCCCGCCTCGAGCAGTACGCCGAGCAGGGCATCGTGGGTGGCGTGACCGCCAAGCTCGTAGGCGAGCTTGAAGAGGGTGGCGCTGAAGCGATCGTGGCCGGTTCCGAACAGGCTGACGAGGACCTCGATGAGGCATCCAACCGTGCCGCATTCGACATGGGCACCGACTAA
- a CDS encoding ParA family protein: MQELNALGRPLSKLPEPPVLTEHGPARIIAMVNQKGGVGKTTSSINLAASLAELGRRVLIVDFDPQGAASAGFGVNPHELDLTVYNVLMERRVEIRDAILQTDVQNIDLLPANIDLSAAEVQLVNEVAREQVLASQLRKVSDDYDVIIIDCQPSLGLLTVNALAAAHGVIIPLTAEFFALRAVALLIDTIEKVQDRINPDLQIDGVLATMYDQRTLHSREVLGRLDEAFGDKLFETVIRRTVKFPDATVAMEPITEFAPSHAGAHGYRRLAKELIARGGAP, encoded by the coding sequence ATGCAGGAACTCAACGCCCTCGGACGCCCTCTGAGTAAGCTCCCTGAGCCACCTGTGCTGACCGAACACGGCCCGGCCCGCATTATCGCGATGGTCAACCAGAAGGGCGGCGTCGGTAAGACGACGTCCTCGATTAACCTCGCGGCCTCACTTGCGGAACTCGGCCGACGCGTCCTCATCGTGGACTTCGACCCTCAGGGTGCCGCATCGGCAGGCTTCGGCGTCAACCCGCACGAACTCGACCTGACCGTCTACAACGTGCTCATGGAACGCCGCGTCGAGATCCGCGACGCGATCCTGCAGACCGACGTCCAGAACATCGACCTGCTGCCGGCCAACATCGACCTCTCCGCAGCGGAAGTTCAGCTCGTCAACGAAGTCGCCCGTGAACAGGTCCTCGCCTCGCAGCTGCGTAAGGTCTCCGATGACTACGACGTCATCATCATCGACTGCCAGCCGTCCCTCGGCCTGCTGACCGTCAACGCGCTCGCCGCAGCGCACGGCGTCATCATCCCGCTCACCGCGGAGTTCTTCGCGCTGCGTGCCGTGGCCCTGCTGATCGACACGATCGAGAAAGTTCAGGACCGTATCAACCCTGACCTGCAGATCGACGGCGTGCTCGCGACGATGTATGACCAGCGGACCCTCCACTCGCGTGAAGTGCTGGGCCGACTCGACGAAGCCTTCGGCGACAAGCTTTTCGAAACCGTGATCCGCCGCACCGTGAAGTTCCCGGACGCAACGGTCGCAATGGAACCGATCACCGAATTCGCTCCATCGCACGCCGGCGCACACGGCTACCGGCGCCTCGCTAAAGAGCTCATCGCGCGCGGCGGAGCTCCGTGA
- the der gene encoding bifunctional cytidylate kinase/GTPase Der: MDAQDAFGSLIVAIDGPAGSGKSSVSKEVARTLGLGYLDTGAMYRAVTFAALESGIDLSDQDAVAQAVIEADIQLSTDPDDQRVVVNGRDVMKEIREPRISERVSDVSTNLKVRENLVERQRNAIVDAGRIVAEGRDITTVVAPFADARVLLTASEEVRMKRRGLQLNNTQSAQALAQQVGERDKKDSSVVNFMEAAEGVTLVDTSELNFEQSVEAVLTVVEYEISKQATAIVEGDNEADEQRAEALLAGLQDYELDDEDAALLAGEGWEADEPGENPPVVAIVGRPNVGKSTLVNRILGRREAVVEDLPGVTRDRVTYDAEWNLKRFRVVDTGGWEADAKGMDRLVAEQAERAVDVADVVVLVVDAVVGATAADEAIVKMLRRKGRPVLLVANKVDGPSLEADAMALWNLGFGEPHPVSSLHGRGTADVLDELIKMLPEESAFGEADPEGGPRRVALLGRPNVGKSSLLNKLAGHERAVVSDESGTTRDPIDEFVELDGRIWKFVDTAGLRRKQHMASGADYYASLRTASALDKAEAVVVLLAVDEELAEQDQRILQQVIDAGRCLVLAFNKWDKLEDERRYYLEREIEQDLKHVSWAPRVNISAKTGWHKDKLAPALDIALESWDRRIPTGKLNSFLGELVAEHPHPLRGGKQPRILFATQASARPPKFVLFTTGFLDPGYRRFIERRLRETFDFRGTPIDIQMRVRERRGNKRKK; this comes from the coding sequence ATGGATGCGCAGGATGCTTTTGGTTCTCTGATTGTTGCTATCGATGGCCCGGCGGGTTCGGGTAAGTCGTCGGTGTCTAAGGAAGTGGCCCGGACGTTGGGTTTGGGGTACTTGGATACTGGTGCGATGTATCGTGCGGTGACGTTCGCGGCGTTGGAGTCTGGCATTGATTTGTCGGATCAGGACGCTGTTGCTCAGGCCGTGATTGAGGCGGACATTCAGTTGTCTACTGATCCGGATGATCAGCGCGTTGTGGTCAATGGCCGCGACGTGATGAAGGAGATCCGTGAGCCGCGTATTTCTGAGCGGGTTTCTGATGTATCAACGAATCTGAAGGTTCGTGAGAACCTCGTGGAGCGGCAGCGGAACGCGATTGTTGATGCTGGTCGGATTGTTGCTGAGGGCCGCGATATTACGACGGTGGTGGCGCCTTTCGCTGATGCGCGTGTCTTGCTCACGGCGTCGGAAGAGGTGCGGATGAAGCGCCGTGGTTTGCAGTTGAATAACACGCAGTCTGCGCAAGCCTTGGCTCAGCAGGTGGGGGAGCGCGATAAGAAGGACTCCTCGGTCGTGAACTTCATGGAGGCCGCTGAGGGCGTGACGTTGGTTGATACGTCTGAGCTGAACTTTGAGCAGTCTGTTGAGGCTGTTTTGACGGTTGTCGAGTATGAGATCAGCAAGCAGGCCACCGCGATTGTCGAGGGCGATAATGAGGCCGATGAGCAGCGTGCTGAGGCGCTGTTGGCTGGCTTGCAGGATTATGAGCTCGATGACGAGGACGCCGCTCTTCTGGCCGGTGAGGGCTGGGAAGCCGATGAGCCTGGCGAGAACCCTCCTGTGGTCGCGATTGTGGGCCGCCCGAACGTGGGTAAGTCCACGTTGGTGAACCGTATTTTGGGCCGCCGTGAGGCGGTTGTTGAGGACCTTCCGGGCGTTACGCGTGACCGCGTGACGTATGACGCGGAGTGGAACCTCAAGCGTTTCCGCGTTGTGGATACGGGCGGTTGGGAAGCCGATGCGAAGGGCATGGATCGCCTGGTCGCTGAGCAGGCTGAGCGTGCCGTTGACGTCGCGGATGTTGTTGTTCTTGTGGTCGATGCGGTGGTTGGCGCTACCGCGGCCGATGAAGCGATCGTGAAGATGTTGCGCCGCAAGGGCCGCCCGGTCTTGTTGGTTGCGAACAAGGTCGATGGTCCGTCGCTTGAAGCTGATGCGATGGCTTTGTGGAACCTCGGCTTTGGCGAGCCGCATCCGGTGTCTTCGTTGCATGGCCGCGGTACCGCGGACGTGCTGGATGAGCTGATCAAGATGTTGCCGGAGGAGTCCGCTTTCGGTGAGGCTGACCCTGAGGGCGGTCCGCGCCGTGTGGCTCTGCTGGGCCGCCCGAACGTGGGTAAGTCCTCGCTTCTGAATAAGCTGGCGGGCCACGAGCGTGCAGTGGTTTCCGATGAGTCGGGAACCACGCGTGACCCGATCGACGAGTTCGTGGAACTCGACGGCCGCATCTGGAAGTTCGTTGATACGGCGGGTTTGCGCCGTAAGCAACACATGGCATCGGGTGCTGACTATTACGCATCCCTGCGCACGGCATCGGCCCTCGACAAAGCCGAGGCGGTCGTCGTGCTTTTGGCTGTAGACGAGGAACTGGCTGAGCAGGATCAGCGGATCCTGCAGCAAGTGATCGATGCGGGCCGCTGCTTGGTCTTGGCTTTCAATAAGTGGGACAAGCTCGAGGACGAGCGCCGCTACTACCTCGAGCGCGAGATTGAGCAGGACCTCAAACACGTGTCCTGGGCTCCGCGGGTCAACATTTCCGCGAAGACCGGCTGGCATAAAGACAAGCTCGCGCCGGCTTTGGATATCGCCCTGGAATCCTGGGATCGCCGCATCCCTACGGGCAAGCTCAACTCCTTCTTGGGTGAATTGGTCGCTGAGCATCCGCACCCGTTGCGCGGCGGTAAGCAGCCTCGTATTTTGTTCGCGACGCAAGCGAGCGCGCGCCCGCCGAAGTTCGTGTTGTTCACCACGGGCTTCCTGGATCCGGGATACCGGCGCTTTATTGAGCGCCGTTTGCGCGAGACGTTCGACTTCCGCGGAACCCCGATCGACATTCAGATGCGGGTGCGTGAGCGCCGCGGAAACAAGCGCAAAAAGTAA